TTTTGTTTTTTTTGTCAATAAATACTTTTTCTCAAAAAGTATTACACGATTTGAGAAATAAAACAGATTCTATCTGTAATAAAGTTCAAATAAAATCATTTTGCAAAGTTCTTGAATTTTATAAATTAAAACAATACGATTCTTGCTATATTTATTCAAATAAAGCATTGTTAGATGTTACTACTACTAATCAAAAAGATATTATATATTATTTGAAAAGTATTAGTCCAATGGAAAAATTATTGTTCAAAAAATCACTTTTTAGTCTTCAAAGAATATCAGATACAGGGCGTTTTGCTTCTTTAAAAAATTTAAAAATAGGTTATGTTTATTTAAATCAGCAAAAATATGATAAATCAATTTTAAGCTTAGAGAAATGTTTATCATCTAAAGATATTATGAAAAATGTTAAACAAAGATCAGTAATTTATCATAATTTAGCGATATGTTATTTATCTAAAAGTAATTTTAAAAAAGCTACTTTTTTCTTTGATAAACAACTTTCTTTAATAAAAAAAACAGATACTTCTTTTATAATTTTAGCAAAAACAGGAATGGCTAATATATATTATCAACAATATATGGATAGTCAAGCAATTCCTTTATTTAAAGAATGCTACGATTTGTCGCTATTATATCGAGATTTTAAATTTAAGGAAAGCACTGCTTTTAATATGGCTGTGGTAGAAGAGAATAGAAAACGTTATAAAAAAAGTGTTAAGTATTATAAAGAAAGTAATCGCTGGAAAGATTCTATTTGGAATAGAGATAAAATTTGGGAACTTATTGAACGAGATAAAAAAAATGTAGTTGCTTATAAACAGCAAGAAATTCGAATTAAAAATGAAGAAATAAAACGTCAAAAAATAGTTCAAAAAGGATTGATTCTTGGCGGAAGTTTATTATTATTTCTTTTAGGGGGTTTAGGCTTTATCTATAAAAAATTAAGAAATAATAATAAATTAATTATAGCGCAAAAGGAGGCTTTAAGTGTGGCTAATAAAACAAAAAATCATTTATTTTCGGTAGTTTCACACGACTTACGATCGCCTATAAATACGATAAAAAGACAGCATAAAAAACTAGAAAAACACATTGAAAATAACGATTTACCTGCAATTATAGAAGCAACTCAAGTAGCTATTTCTGTTACACAAAGTACGAGTCGTTTATTAGATAATGTATTATATTGGTCGCTAGATCAAAGTAATATTTTAAGTTTTATTCCCGAAAAAAATGCCTTACACCCAATAATAGAACATCTTTTATTTGATTATAAAAATTTAGTAAGTGTTAAAGATATTTCTATTTCAAGTGATTTAGAAACAGGGATATTTGTTTTAATAGATAAAGAATCTTTAAAAATTGTACTGCGAAACTTAATAGATAATTCGATGAAATACATGAAAGGTTCAGGAACTATTTCAGTTAAACTGAAAATGTATTCAGAGAACGAAGCATCGATTGAAATTAAAGATACTGGAATTGGAATTTCACCAGAAAAGCTCAAAGAAATTAACGGGTTAAAAGATTTATCCGTAGCTAAAATAGATCATTCAAAAGGCGTTGGATTGGGTTTATTATTGTGTCAAACATTAATTAAAAAAAATAAAGGAACTTTGTTTTTTGAAAGTAAGCAAGGAACTTATACAAAGGCTGTTGTTTTATTGCCTTTAGTGTAGTTATTAGTCTATAAATTAGTTTGTTTAGTTTTTTAAAAACATGAATTAATTTATAAAATAAGTATCTTCGTAAGTTAAAAAGCTATAAAAGATGAATAATTTACGACTACTTCTATTAGAAGATTTAGACGAAGAGGCTACAGAAATAATAAACTTATTAGAACAACATAATTATGAAGTTATTCATGTAAAAAATACTAAAGATGCTGAAAAAGAGATAAAAAATAGTTTTTTTGATATTATTCTTCTTGATATTATGATTGATGGAGAACCGCGAGGTATTTCGTTAGCACACAGATTAAATAAAGAACATATTGAAATACCTTTTTTATTTTTAACAAGCATACAAAGTAAAGTGGTGTTTAATGAAGCTAAACTTACAAAACCATATACTTATTTATTAAAACCATTTAATAAATTAGAGTTATTATACTCTTTAGAGTTAGCTTTGGAAAAATTTTATGAACAGGAAAATAACAGCAGTTTAAGTGATGAAAAAGCGATTATTACACCTTCCTTTTTATTTGTTAAAAAAAATAAAGGTATTGTAAAAGTTGATATAAAAACAATTTTTTATGTAGAAGTTGAAGAAAAATACTGCCGACTTGTTTGTGATCAAGATCAGGAGTATATGATTCGATTATCGTTAACAAAAATAAAAGAATTACTTGGCGATACTTATTTTGTTCAAACTCACCGAAATTATTTGGTTAATCTAAAGAGAATTCAAGCACTTTATTTTGAAGATAATTTATTGATTTTAAATAATAATCATAAAATATTATTTAGTGATCGTTTTAAAAAGCAATTTTTGAAAAATAATAAAGTTTTTAGGTAAAAACAGCTATATTACTAGTTCTAAATTGAAGTTAATAACTTTTCATTTTAAAGTATAAAAAAAGAAGTAAAAAACATATTATCTAGCCCCCCCAGAGTTTGATTTTATGCTAATTACCTCTTTTATTTTTCGAAGATTTGAGTTAAAAATCCCATTATTTATTTTTAACCTACTGCAAATATATGGTGTACTTACAAGTAATTTTTTTTATTGTCTCTTAGTGCTTAAAAATAGGAGGTAAGTGTATTTTAAATTGGTATAAGTGTGTGTTTTTAATTGATAAAATAGGATTTTAAAAAGGGTTATTCTTAAATTATATTAATATAAAAGTAATCGTAAATTATTTTTTCTCTAGTTGAATCATTTTTTTTACTCAAACCCACCGAAATTATTTGGTTAATCTAAAGAGAATTCAAGCACTTTATTTTGAAGATAATTTAGGCTTTAAAGTATAAAAAAAAGAAGTAAAAAAACATATTATCTAACTTACTGATAGCTTGACTTTATGTTTATTACCTCTTTTTTTTCGAATACTTGAGCTAAAAATCCTATTATTTATTCTTAACCTGTTGCAAATATATTGTGTACTTACAAGTAGTTTTTTTTATTGTCTCTTAGTGCTTAAAAATAGGAGGTAAGTGTGTTTTAAATTGGTATAAGTGTATTTTTTTTGATAAAATATCATTTGAAAAAGGGGTATTTCTACATATAAATTATATTAATATACAAGTAAGCTTAAATTACTCTATTTCTAGTTCAAATACTTTTTGAAGCATTTTATCATCAATCTGATTTACTTTATATAAACCTTCATCACTAAAAAGTTCTCTAGCAATTAAAGTTTTTAAGTTTTGTTTTAATTGTTCTTTAATTTTTGATGAAAGTTTATAGCCTTCAAGTTTTGATAAGAAATCATTAAAAATACTGTTATCTACATCAAAATTTTTGATAAAGTCGTTTACATTAACCGTTTCTAACTTTTTACGATTAGTATCTACATAATTAAAAGCAAAGTTATTTAAAGGTCTGAAAAATATACTAGGAACATAAGTAGTCGTATCTACAGCAACAAAATAATCAGGAATAATACCACCACCACCATAAACGATTTTACCTTTTGGAGTGGTAAATTTTAAACTATCAATAGTTTTTATGCTGTCTTTATTAAATAATTCACCGCTTGAATATCTATTTTCGATATCGTTAGCATATGTTTTATTTGATTTGCTTTTATCATAAGTTTTTTGAATAGATCGCCCTGTTGGAGTGTAGTAACGAGCCGTTGTTAAACGAACTGCAGAACCATCGCCTAAATCCATTTCTTGTTGAACTAATCCTTTTCCAAAAGAACGACGACCAATAATTATTCCTTTATCGTTATCTTGTAAAGCACCAGCAACAATTTCTGAAGCAGAAGCAGAGTTTTCATCAATTAAAACATATAAACCACCTTTTTCAAAACTCCCTTTATCTGTGGCAAATGATTTGTTAATGTCTCCTTTATTATTTTTAGTGAATACAATTAATTTTTCATCTTCTAAAAATTCATCAATAATACTGTTTGCAATATCAATAAAACCACCACCATTTCCACGAAGATCAAGTACTAAATCTGTCACGTTATTCTTTTTAAGAGTATCTAAAGATGTTTTAAATTCTCTATAAGAATTACGAGCAAAACGATTTAATTTTATATAACCAATACTGTCATTTAGCATATAAGCGATATCAACACTTTTAATATTTACTTTATCTCTTGTTATGTTTACATCAAAAATACTATCGATTGTTTTTCTGTAAATTTGTAGCGTAACATTTGTTTTTGGTTTGCCTTTTAAGGCTTTCATTATTTTAGAAGTTTCTAATTTTTTTCCATACAAAGTGTCTTTGTCAGCTAATAAAATTCTATCACCAGCTTTAATTCCTTTTTTTATACTAGGTCCTCCTTTAATAGGTGAAATAACAGTAATTGTATCACCAATCATGCGAAACTGCACACCGATTCCAACAAAATTACCTTGCATATTTTCGGTAACTAATTGAAGATTTTCTTTAGGGATATATACCGAATGTGGATCTAATTTCCCAAGCATTTGTGTAATAGCACCATCTAATAAATCATCAGTATTTACATTGTCAACATAATCTGTTTGTATGTAGTCAATCAGCCGTTTTATTTTTTTCGGTTGATGAGTTTGTTCCGATAAAATTCGAGCTGTTTCCTTTGCCAAAAAAAGTTCCGATAAGAATACCGAAAACAACAGCTATTGATAAATAAATAGGAAAGTTATTTTTATTCATAAGGTAAATGTAAGAGTTCAATACCTGCTTTTTCTAAAAAGTCGATGCCAGAAGTATCTTTATAATCTTGGGCATATACAACTCGTTTTATACCTGCCTGATGTATTAATTTACTACATTGTTGGCAAGGAGAAAGCGTAATATATAAAGTAGCATCTTTACATGATTGTGTAGAGGCGGCAACTTTTAAAATAGCATTTGCTTCGGCATGTAAAACGTACCATTTTGTGTAGCCTTCTTCATCTTCACAATAATTTTCAAAACCAGAAGGAGTTCCGTTATAACCGTCAGAAATAATCATCCGATCTTTAACGATTATTGCGCCTACTTTTTTTCGTTTACAATGAGATAATTTTCCCCATTCTTGTGCCATATTTAAATAGGCTTTGTCGTATTTTAATTGTTTTTTACTCAAAATAATAAATTATGTGATATGCTAAGATAGTTAGATTTTAAAAGGTTATTACTTAAATTTTTACCAAAAAACACGGTTAATCATCATTTGAAAAGCAAAACCCATTACAATAGAAGATATAACTAAAATCCAATCGCGACGATTTACATTAAATATTGATTGCGTTAATGTTCCTATTAATAAAATTCCTAAGACAATAATAATTTGAGCAGCTTCTACACCGCCAGCAAATTCTAATAAAGGAATTAATTTATCAGAAGTTTTACCAATCATTATTTTAAAGTAATTTGAAAAACCAAGTCCGTGAATTAATCCGAAGAATAAAGCGAAAAATAAATTCTGATTTTCTTTTCCTACGGATGCTTTTCTGGCTGTTAATACATTCATTAAACCAGTTATGAAAATTGATAACGGAATTAAAAACTCAACCAAATCGACATCAATCTTTAATATTCCATAGGCTGATAATGCCAATGTTATAGAATGTCCGATGGTAAATAAAGTGATTAACCATAATACTTTTTTCCAGTGTATAAATTCATAAACAACAGCAAGTACAATTAAAAATAAAATATGGTCGTAGGCTTTTATATCAAGTACAATGAAATAAGCCCATTTTAAAATAGAAAATAAAGTCGTTCATTAAGGGGAAATTTAAATTTTTATTTGTCGGTCTATTTGTTGATCTAAAGAAATAAAAGTTTCTGTTCTTGAAACTCCTTTTATATTCTGAATATCCTTGTTTAGTAAATGCATTAAATCTTCATTGTTTTTACAAAGTATTTTGATGAAAATAGCATAATTACCAGTTGTATAATGACTTTCAACAACTTCAGGTATTTCTTTTAATCTTTTTATTGCTGATGAATATAAGCTAGATGAATCTAAAAAAACTCCTACAAAAGCCGTGGTATTATAGCCTAAAGCCTTCGGATTTAATACCATTTTGTATCCGTCTATTAAATCGGAAGCATCTAGTTTTCGTAATCGCTGATGAATTGCCGCTCCTGAAATTCCTACTTCTCTAGCAATACTTAAAATAGGCGTACGAGCATCAGAAACCAATCGTTTGATGATAATCTTATCAATTCCATCAATTTTTAATTTTTTAATCATACTACAAAAATAAGAAAACTTGATTAGATAATTATTTTGCTTTATTTTTAGATGTTTTTATCGATTAAATAAGTTTACAGACCTTTTATAAATTGATGTTTAATTTAAAACTTCTTTATTATTAGTAAATTAAATAAGGTTTTTAAAATAGATACGTTTAAATTAGCAGTCCCTAAAAAATATTGATAGCATATTTGGAAAGTATAAAAAGAATGTTTTATTCCAAATTATTGCATAAATATTAATGAGGATATTATTGTGAAAAAATTATGAACAGATCAAAAAAACTAACTTTTTTAGCACCTAAAGATATGACTGAAAGTAAGGGTGCAATTTTTATAGATATGGGTATTTCTGCTGGATTTCCATCACCTGTTGATGATTTTAAAGAAACTCGTATTTCATTAGATGAAGAGTTGATTAAAAATAAAGAAGCAACCTTTTTTGCAAAAGTAAGTGGACAATCAATGATTGGTGCAGGGTTAGATGATAATGATTTATTGGTGATTGATAGAAGTATTCCGCCAACAAATAACAAAATAGCCGTTTGTTTTTTAGATGGAGAATTTACCGTAAAAAGATTAAGAGTAACTAAAGATGAAGTTTGGTTACAACCCGAAAACCCTGATTATCCTGTAATTAAAATTACGGAGGAAAATAATTTTATTATTTGGGGAATTGTAACTAGTGTGATAAAAAAGGTATAACAAAAAAAATCCAGCAAATTTGCTGGATTTTTCTTTTATATTATAAATTTTGACTAGCAAAATTCATCGTAAGCTGCTGCTAAATTCTGAGCAATAGCTTGAGCTGAATGACCTTCAATATGGTGACGCTCTAAAATGTGCACTAAACTACCATCTTTAAATAAAGCAATAGCAGGAGATGATGGAGGAAAAGGTATCATCAATTCTCTAGCTCTAGCAGTAGATTCTTTTTCTACACCTGCAAAAACAGTTGTTAAGTTTGTAGGTCTTTTTTCTGCGCCTAAAGAAGCAATAGCTCCTGGTCTTGCAGTACCTGCAGCACAACCACAAACAGAGTTAACCATTACTAAAGTTGTTCCTTCTTTTGCTAATGCAGTATCAACATCTTGAGCAGTGTATAAAGCGTCAAAACCAGCATCGATTAATTGATCACGCATCGGTTTTACTAATTCTTCTGGGTACATATTTTTTGAGTTAAATAGTTTAACGCAAAGATACTTTATTTAAAAAGAAGAATCAAACCAAAACAATTACTGCTTTTTTTAGATGTATTTTATTTTAGCCCCGATTGAAGCAATTGTTTGAGCTCTTTTTTGTTTTTTTCTTCAAAAAATAAAAAAAGCGAGTGCGGAAAGCGGGAAATAGCTTCAAAATATCTTTATTATTTTTTTTAAAAGGAAATAATTATTTCAAAATGGTATTAATAGTATATTTACATCTTTAAAATTAAAAAATGGGAAAATTTGCAAAATGGCTTGGTGCCGGAGCAGGATTTACAATGGGTGGTCCAATAGGGGCTATTATAGGATTTGCTATAGGTAGTTTTATAGATGGAGTTTCTATAGAAGACTTTAGAAAAGAGCAACGAGAATATCAAGATAATACAGAACCACAAAAAAGAGGTCGTGCTACTTCTGGCGATTTTGAAATAACTTTACTGATTTTAGCTTCCGTAGTTATTAAAGCTGATGGAAGGGTTGATCAGCGAGAGTTAGACTTTGTTCGCTTACATTTTGTAGAAATGTATGGTAAAGAACGAGCGAATCATGCTTTTAAATTGTTTAGTGGTATTATCAAAAAAGAAATATCAACTCGTCAGGTTTGTATGCAAATTCGTCAGCATATGTCGCATGCTTCTCGTTTGCAATTGTTGCATTTTTTATTCGGAATTGCCAAAGCTGATGGACAAGTAACAACACTTGAAGAACAAGAAATAAGAAAAATTGCAGGTTATTTATATATTAATCAACATGATTATATTTCGATAAAAGCAATGTTTTATGAAGAGTTTGATAGCGCTTATAAAATTTTAGAAATTACAAAATCGGCTACCGATAATGAGCTTAAAAAAGCGTATCGAAAAATGGCTAAAAAATATCATCCTGATAAATTAGAAGGTTTAGGAAAAGCTCACAAAGAAGGCGCTAATGAGAAATTTCAAAAAATTCAAGCTGCTTACGAACAAATAAAAAAAGAAAGAGGTATTTCTTAAAAAGTAATTAGTTAATTATAAAGCCTTTATTTAAAGGCTTTTTTTTAATGTCAACTATTACAATTACAAGAAAATACGTAATTTCGCAAAATCAATAAATATAAAGAAAAAATGAGTACGAAGTTTACTGAATACAAAGGGCTTAACTTGCCAAATGTTGCGGATGAAATCCTAAATTATTGGAAAGAAAACAACATTTTTGAAAAAAGTATAACTACGCGTGATGATAATAAGCCGTTTATCTTTTTCGAAGGACCTCCTTCGGCAAATGGTTTACCAGGTATTCATCATGCAATGGGACGTACCATTAAAGATATTTTTTGCCGTTATAAAACTTTAAAAGGATTTCAGGTAAAGCGTAAAGCTGGTTGGGATACACATGGTTTACCTGTTGAATTAGGTGTTGAAAAAGAATTAGGAATTACCAAAGAAGATATCGGAACTAAAATTACGGTAGAAGAATACAATATTGCTTGTAAAAAAGCAGTAATGAAATATACTGATATTTGGAATACGCTTACCGAAAAAATG
The Tenacibaculum pacificus DNA segment above includes these coding regions:
- a CDS encoding LytTR family transcriptional regulator DNA-binding domain-containing protein, whose product is MFFTQTHRNYLVNLKRIQALYFEDNLGFKV
- a CDS encoding deoxycytidylate deaminase; translated protein: MLSKKQLKYDKAYLNMAQEWGKLSHCKRKKVGAIIVKDRMIISDGYNGTPSGFENYCEDEEGYTKWYVLHAEANAILKVAASTQSCKDATLYITLSPCQQCSKLIHQAGIKRVVYAQDYKDTSGIDFLEKAGIELLHLPYE
- a CDS encoding S41 family peptidase, producing the protein MAKETARILSEQTHQPKKIKRLIDYIQTDYVDNVNTDDLLDGAITQMLGKLDPHSVYIPKENLQLVTENMQGNFVGIGVQFRMIGDTITVISPIKGGPSIKKGIKAGDRILLADKDTLYGKKLETSKIMKALKGKPKTNVTLQIYRKTIDSIFDVNITRDKVNIKSVDIAYMLNDSIGYIKLNRFARNSYREFKTSLDTLKKNNVTDLVLDLRGNGGGFIDIANSIIDEFLEDEKLIVFTKNNKGDINKSFATDKGSFEKGGLYVLIDENSASASEIVAGALQDNDKGIIIGRRSFGKGLVQQEMDLGDGSAVRLTTARYYTPTGRSIQKTYDKSKSNKTYANDIENRYSSGELFNKDSIKTIDSLKFTTPKGKIVYGGGGIIPDYFVAVDTTTYVPSIFFRPLNNFAFNYVDTNRKKLETVNVNDFIKNFDVDNSIFNDFLSKLEGYKLSSKIKEQLKQNLKTLIARELFSDEGLYKVNQIDDKMLQKVFELEIE
- a CDS encoding BrxA/BrxB family bacilliredoxin, translated to MYPEELVKPMRDQLIDAGFDALYTAQDVDTALAKEGTTLVMVNSVCGCAAGTARPGAIASLGAEKRPTNLTTVFAGVEKESTARARELMIPFPPSSPAIALFKDGSLVHILERHHIEGHSAQAIAQNLAAAYDEFC
- a CDS encoding LexA family protein; this encodes MNRSKKLTFLAPKDMTESKGAIFIDMGISAGFPSPVDDFKETRISLDEELIKNKEATFFAKVSGQSMIGAGLDDNDLLVIDRSIPPTNNKIAVCFLDGEFTVKRLRVTKDEVWLQPENPDYPVIKITEENNFIIWGIVTSVIKKV
- a CDS encoding LytR/AlgR family response regulator transcription factor, whose translation is MNNLRLLLLEDLDEEATEIINLLEQHNYEVIHVKNTKDAEKEIKNSFFDIILLDIMIDGEPRGISLAHRLNKEHIEIPFLFLTSIQSKVVFNEAKLTKPYTYLLKPFNKLELLYSLELALEKFYEQENNSSLSDEKAIITPSFLFVKKNKGIVKVDIKTIFYVEVEEKYCRLVCDQDQEYMIRLSLTKIKELLGDTYFVQTHRNYLVNLKRIQALYFEDNLLILNNNHKILFSDRFKKQFLKNNKVFR
- a CDS encoding tetratricopeptide repeat-containing sensor histidine kinase, translated to MSSKGLFVILFFLSINTFSQKVLHDLRNKTDSICNKVQIKSFCKVLEFYKLKQYDSCYIYSNKALLDVTTTNQKDIIYYLKSISPMEKLLFKKSLFSLQRISDTGRFASLKNLKIGYVYLNQQKYDKSILSLEKCLSSKDIMKNVKQRSVIYHNLAICYLSKSNFKKATFFFDKQLSLIKKTDTSFIILAKTGMANIYYQQYMDSQAIPLFKECYDLSLLYRDFKFKESTAFNMAVVEENRKRYKKSVKYYKESNRWKDSIWNRDKIWELIERDKKNVVAYKQQEIRIKNEEIKRQKIVQKGLILGGSLLLFLLGGLGFIYKKLRNNNKLIIAQKEALSVANKTKNHLFSVVSHDLRSPINTIKRQHKKLEKHIENNDLPAIIEATQVAISVTQSTSRLLDNVLYWSLDQSNILSFIPEKNALHPIIEHLLFDYKNLVSVKDISISSDLETGIFVLIDKESLKIVLRNLIDNSMKYMKGSGTISVKLKMYSENEASIEIKDTGIGISPEKLKEINGLKDLSVAKIDHSKGVGLGLLLCQTLIKKNKGTLFFESKQGTYTKAVVLLPLV
- a CDS encoding Lrp/AsnC ligand binding domain-containing protein, translated to MIKKLKIDGIDKIIIKRLVSDARTPILSIAREVGISGAAIHQRLRKLDASDLIDGYKMVLNPKALGYNTTAFVGVFLDSSSLYSSAIKRLKEIPEVVESHYTTGNYAIFIKILCKNNEDLMHLLNKDIQNIKGVSRTETFISLDQQIDRQIKI
- a CDS encoding HupE/UreJ family protein: MLKWAYFIVLDIKAYDHILFLIVLAVVYEFIHWKKVLWLITLFTIGHSITLALSAYGILKIDVDLVEFLIPLSIFITGLMNVLTARKASVGKENQNLFFALFFGLIHGLGFSNYFKIMIGKTSDKLIPLLEFAGGVEAAQIIIVLGILLIGTLTQSIFNVNRRDWILVISSIVMGFAFQMMINRVFW
- a CDS encoding TerB family tellurite resistance protein; the protein is MGKFAKWLGAGAGFTMGGPIGAIIGFAIGSFIDGVSIEDFRKEQREYQDNTEPQKRGRATSGDFEITLLILASVVIKADGRVDQRELDFVRLHFVEMYGKERANHAFKLFSGIIKKEISTRQVCMQIRQHMSHASRLQLLHFLFGIAKADGQVTTLEEQEIRKIAGYLYINQHDYISIKAMFYEEFDSAYKILEITKSATDNELKKAYRKMAKKYHPDKLEGLGKAHKEGANEKFQKIQAAYEQIKKERGIS